The Nycticebus coucang isolate mNycCou1 chromosome 15, mNycCou1.pri, whole genome shotgun sequence genome has a segment encoding these proteins:
- the TFDP1 gene encoding transcription factor Dp-1 isoform X2, producing MAKDAGLIEANGELKVFIDQNLSPGKGVVSLVAVHPSTVNPLGKQLLPKTFGQSNVNIAQQVVIGTPQRPAASNTLVVGSPHTPNTHFVSQNQPSDSSPWSAGKRNRKGEKNGKGLRHFSMKVCEKVQRKGTTSYNEVADELVAEFSAADNHILPNESAYDQKNIRRRVYDALNVLMAMNIISKEKKEIKWIGLPTNSAQECQNLEVERQRRLERIKQKQSQLQELILQQIAFKNLVQRNRHAEQQASRPPPPNSVIHLPFIIVNTSKKTVIDCSISNDKFEYLFNFDNTFEIHDDIEVLKRMGMACGLESGSCSAEDLKMARSLVPKALEPYVTEMAQGSIGGVFITTAGSTSNSTRLSASDLTNGADGMLATSSNGSQYSGSRVETPVSCVGEDEDDDDDFNENEEEA from the exons GCCGGTTTAATTGAAGCCAATGGAGAACTAAAGGTCTTCATAGACCAGAACCTTAGCCCTGGAAAAG GTGTGGTATCCTTGGTGGCCGTTCACCCTTCTACGGTAAACCCACTGGGGAAGCAGCTTTTGCCAAAAACCTTTGGACAGTCCAATGTCAACATTGCCCAGCAAGTG GTAATTGGTACGCCTCAGAGACCTGCAGCGTCAAACACTCTGGTGGTAGGAAGCCCACACACCCCCAACACTCATTTTGTCTCTCAGAACCAGCCTTCCGACTCCTCACCTTGGTCTGCCGG gaaacgcaacaggaaaggagagaagaatggCAAGGGCTTACGGCACTTCTCCATGAAAGTCTGCGAGAAGGTGCAGAGGAAGGGAACCACCTCCTACAACGAGGTGGCGGACGAGCTGGTGGCCGAGTTCAGTGCCGCCGATAACCACATTCTGCCCAACGAGTCT GCTTATGACCAGAAGAACATACGCCGGCGAGTCTATGATGCCTTAAACGTGTTGATGGCCATGAACATCATCTCCAAGGAGAAGAAGGAGATCAAGTGGATTGGTCTGCCCACCAACTCGGCCCAGGAATGCCAGAATTTGGAG gtggagagacagagaagacttgaaagaataaaacagaagcaGTCTCAGCTTCAAGAACTTATTCTGCAG CAAATTGCCTTCAAGAACCTGGTGCAGAGAAACCGGCATGCGGAGCAGCAGGCCAGCCGGCCGCCCCCACCCAACTCGGTCATCCACCTGCCCTTCATCATCGTTAACACCAGCAAGAAGACCGTCATCGATTGCAGCATCTCCAATGACAA ATTCGAGTACCTGTTTAACTTTGACAACACGTTTGAGATCCACGACGACATCGAGGTGCTGAAGCGGATGGGCATGGCCTGCGGGCTGGAGTCTGGCAGCTGCTCTGCTGAAGACCTAAAAATGGCCAGAAGTTTGGTCCCGAAAGCTCTGGAACCATATGTGACTG aaatGGCTCAGGGATCCATTGGGGGTGTATTCATCACGACAGCAGGCTCCACGTCCAACAGCACAAGGCTCTCTGCCAG TGACCTGACTAATGGTGCGGATGGGATGCTGGCCACAAGCTCCAACGGGTCTCAGTACAGCGGCTCTCGGGTGGAGACCCCAGTGTCCTGTGTCGGGGAGGATGAGGACGACGACGACGACTTCAACGAGAATGAGGAGGAGGCCTGA
- the TFDP1 gene encoding transcription factor Dp-1 isoform X1, whose translation MAKDAGLIEANGELKVFIDQNLSPGKGVVSLVAVHPSTVNPLGKQLLPKTFGQSNVNIAQQVVIGTPQRPAASNTLVVGSPHTPNTHFVSQNQPSDSSPWSAGKRNRKGEKNGKGLRHFSMKVCEKVQRKGTTSYNEVADELVAEFSAADNHILPNESAYDQKNIRRRVYDALNVLMAMNIISKEKKEIKWIGLPTNSAQECQNLEVERQRRLERIKQKQSQLQELILQQIAFKNLVQRNRHAEQQASRPPPPNSVIHLPFIIVNTSKKTVIDCSISNDKFEYLFNFDNTFEIHDDIEVLKRMGMACGLESGSCSAEDLKMARSLVPKALEPYVTEMAQGSIGGVFITTAGSTSNSTRLSARPCPCSDLTNGADGMLATSSNGSQYSGSRVETPVSCVGEDEDDDDDFNENEEEA comes from the exons GCCGGTTTAATTGAAGCCAATGGAGAACTAAAGGTCTTCATAGACCAGAACCTTAGCCCTGGAAAAG GTGTGGTATCCTTGGTGGCCGTTCACCCTTCTACGGTAAACCCACTGGGGAAGCAGCTTTTGCCAAAAACCTTTGGACAGTCCAATGTCAACATTGCCCAGCAAGTG GTAATTGGTACGCCTCAGAGACCTGCAGCGTCAAACACTCTGGTGGTAGGAAGCCCACACACCCCCAACACTCATTTTGTCTCTCAGAACCAGCCTTCCGACTCCTCACCTTGGTCTGCCGG gaaacgcaacaggaaaggagagaagaatggCAAGGGCTTACGGCACTTCTCCATGAAAGTCTGCGAGAAGGTGCAGAGGAAGGGAACCACCTCCTACAACGAGGTGGCGGACGAGCTGGTGGCCGAGTTCAGTGCCGCCGATAACCACATTCTGCCCAACGAGTCT GCTTATGACCAGAAGAACATACGCCGGCGAGTCTATGATGCCTTAAACGTGTTGATGGCCATGAACATCATCTCCAAGGAGAAGAAGGAGATCAAGTGGATTGGTCTGCCCACCAACTCGGCCCAGGAATGCCAGAATTTGGAG gtggagagacagagaagacttgaaagaataaaacagaagcaGTCTCAGCTTCAAGAACTTATTCTGCAG CAAATTGCCTTCAAGAACCTGGTGCAGAGAAACCGGCATGCGGAGCAGCAGGCCAGCCGGCCGCCCCCACCCAACTCGGTCATCCACCTGCCCTTCATCATCGTTAACACCAGCAAGAAGACCGTCATCGATTGCAGCATCTCCAATGACAA ATTCGAGTACCTGTTTAACTTTGACAACACGTTTGAGATCCACGACGACATCGAGGTGCTGAAGCGGATGGGCATGGCCTGCGGGCTGGAGTCTGGCAGCTGCTCTGCTGAAGACCTAAAAATGGCCAGAAGTTTGGTCCCGAAAGCTCTGGAACCATATGTGACTG aaatGGCTCAGGGATCCATTGGGGGTGTATTCATCACGACAGCAGGCTCCACGTCCAACAGCACAAGGCTCTCTGCCAG GCCCTGTCCTTGCAGTGACCTGACTAATGGTGCGGATGGGATGCTGGCCACAAGCTCCAACGGGTCTCAGTACAGCGGCTCTCGGGTGGAGACCCCAGTGTCCTGTGTCGGGGAGGATGAGGACGACGACGACGACTTCAACGAGAATGAGGAGGAGGCCTGA
- the ATP4B gene encoding potassium-transporting ATPase subunit beta has protein sequence MAALQEKKTCGQRMEEFQRYCWNPDTGQMLGRTLSRWVWISLYYVAFYVVMTGLFALCIFVLMSTIDPYTPDYQDQLKSPGVTLRPDVYGEKGLEISYNVSDNRTWADLTHTLHAFLAGYSPAAQEDSINCTSEHYFFQEGFAAPNHTKFSCKFTADMLQNCSGLVDPHFGFEEGKPCFIIKMNRIVKFLPSNGSAPRVDCAFLDTHLQDARPLQVEYFPHNGTFSLHYFPYYGRKAQPHYTNPLVAVKLLNIPPNMEVTIVCKIIAEHVTFDNPHDPYEGKVEFKLKIQK, from the exons ATGGCAGCTCTGCAGGAAAAGAAGACCTGTGGCCAACGGATGGAGGAGTTTCAGCGCTACTGCTGGAACCCGGACACCGGGCAGATGCTGGGCCGGACCCTGTCCCGCTGGG TGTGGATCAGCCTATACTACGTGGCCTTCTACGTGGTGATGACTGGGCTCTTTGCCTTGTGCATCTTCGTGCTCATGTCTACCATCGACCCCTACACACCGGACTACCAAGACCAGCTCAAGTCACCAG GGGTAACCTTGAGGCCAGATGTTTATGGGGAGAAAGGTCTGGAGATTTCCTACAATGTCTCTGATAACAGGACATGGGCAGACCTTACACACACTCTCCACGCTTTCCTGGCAG GTTACTCTCCAGCAGCCCAGGAGGACAGTATCAACTGCACATCTGAGCACTACTTCTTCCAGGAGGGCTTTGCGGCCCCCAACCACACCAAGTTCTCCTGCAAGTTCACAGCAGACATGCTGCAGAACTGCTCAGGCCTAGTGGACCCTCACTTCGGCTTTGAAGAAGGAAAGCCATGCTTTATTATTAAGATGAACAGG ATTGTCAAGTTCCTTCCCAGCAATGGGTCGGCCCCCAGAGTGGACTGCGCCTTCCTG GACACACACTTGCAGGACGCCCGGCCATTGCAGGTGGAGTACTTCCCACACAACGGCACCTTCAGCCTGCACTACTTCCCCTACTACGGCAGAAAGGCGCAG CCCCACTACACCAACCCTCTGGTCGCTGTGAAACTTCTCAACATCCCCCCAAACATGGAGGTCACCATCGTCTGCAAGATTATTGCAGAGCACGTGACCTTCGACAACCCCCACGATCCGTATGAAGGGAAAGTAGAATTCAAGCTAAAGATTCAGAAGTGA